Proteins encoded in a region of the Pseudomonas denitrificans (nom. rej.) genome:
- the fur gene encoding ferric iron uptake transcriptional regulator — MVENSELRKAGLKVTLPRVKILQMLDSAEQRHMSAEDVYKALMEAGEDVGLATVYRVLTQFEAAGLVVRHNFDGGHAVFELADSGHHDHMVCVDTGEVIEFMDSEIEKRQKEIVKERGFELVDHNLVLYVRKKK; from the coding sequence ATGGTTGAAAATAGCGAACTGCGCAAAGCCGGACTTAAGGTCACACTGCCGCGCGTCAAGATCCTCCAGATGCTCGATTCCGCCGAGCAGCGCCACATGAGCGCAGAGGATGTTTACAAAGCGCTGATGGAGGCGGGTGAAGACGTCGGTCTGGCCACCGTCTACCGCGTCCTGACCCAGTTCGAAGCCGCCGGCCTGGTGGTGCGCCACAACTTCGATGGCGGCCATGCCGTCTTCGAACTGGCCGACAGCGGTCACCATGACCACATGGTCTGCGTCGATACCGGCGAAGTCATCGAGTTCATGGACTCGGAAATCGAGAAACGCCAGAAGGAGATCGTCAAGGAGCGCGGCTTCGAGCTCGTCGATCACAACCTGGTGCTCTACGTACGCAAGAAGAAGTAA
- a CDS encoding outer membrane protein assembly factor BamE codes for MQNAKLMLTSLAFGLGLAALAGCSFPGVYKIDIQQGNVVTQDMIDQLKPGMTRRQVRFIMGNPLIVDTFHPNRWDYLYSIQPGGGQRQQERMSLYFGENDQLVGLNGDFMPGVSRDESILGKEGTPATSPSQPTQQQPEQPKEEPAKPGSVEEQIQKEVDQVETVPVPTPEPLDKNPQ; via the coding sequence ATGCAAAACGCCAAGCTCATGCTGACCAGTCTCGCTTTCGGGCTGGGACTCGCCGCACTCGCCGGTTGCTCGTTCCCGGGGGTCTACAAGATCGACATCCAGCAGGGCAACGTTGTAACGCAGGATATGATAGACCAGTTGAAGCCCGGAATGACCCGGCGCCAAGTGCGGTTTATCATGGGCAACCCCCTGATCGTGGATACCTTCCACCCCAATCGCTGGGACTACCTCTACAGCATCCAGCCCGGAGGCGGTCAGCGCCAGCAGGAGCGCATGAGCCTGTACTTCGGCGAGAACGACCAGCTGGTCGGTCTGAATGGCGACTTCATGCCCGGCGTCAGCCGCGACGAGTCGATCCTCGGCAAGGAAGGCACCCCGGCAACTTCGCCGTCGCAGCCGACCCAGCAGCAGCCCGAACAGCCCAAGGAAGAACCGGCCAAGCCCGGCTCCGTGGAAGAGCAGATCCAGAAGGAAGTCGACCAGGTGGAAACCGTGCCGGTCCCGACTCCGGAACCGCTGGACAAGAATCCGCAGTAA